A window of Bacteroidota bacterium contains these coding sequences:
- a CDS encoding prephenate dehydrogenase — MTIGIIGLGRFGKLTAEYLSEYFNVVTYDIKKVPLPKNLTRVSLKEAASQLVVVLAVPIRQMESTLQRIASYINEGALVCDVSSVKEKPVEWMKKYLPKTTMILGTHPMFGPDTVLNGLKGNSIVLSPVRIKSKIFGHIKRELRKLGLIIYEMLPTQHDRLMAETQALIHFISRGYQWRKTQRPATRSYIQVSEIFDYLLNDSKELFEDINKFNRYARPVRQKFINSLSLFDKKF; from the coding sequence ATGACAATAGGAATAATTGGTTTAGGCAGGTTTGGCAAATTAACTGCAGAGTATTTGTCTGAATACTTTAATGTCGTAACATACGATATTAAAAAAGTTCCGTTACCTAAAAATTTAACCCGAGTTAGTTTAAAGGAAGCCGCATCTCAGCTCGTGGTTGTATTAGCGGTTCCGATTCGCCAAATGGAATCAACGCTGCAACGAATCGCGTCTTATATAAACGAGGGTGCATTGGTTTGCGATGTCAGTTCAGTAAAGGAAAAACCTGTTGAATGGATGAAAAAGTATTTGCCAAAAACTACTATGATATTAGGGACACATCCTATGTTCGGACCGGATACTGTTTTAAATGGTTTGAAAGGAAACAGTATAGTTTTGTCTCCTGTTCGCATCAAATCGAAAATTTTTGGGCACATCAAAAGAGAATTAAGAAAATTAGGACTTATAATTTATGAGATGTTGCCGACTCAGCATGATAGACTTATGGCGGAAACACAAGCTCTAATTCATTTTATTTCAAGGGGTTATCAGTGGAGGAAAACTCAGCGACCAGCCACAAGAAGCTACATTCAGGTATCGGAAATATTCGACTATTTACTAAACGATTCAAAAGAATTATTTGAGGATATTAATAAATTCAATAGGTATGCTCGTCCGGTTCGACAGAAATTTATTAACAGTCTTTCACTGTTCGATAAAAAATTCTGA
- the trpB gene encoding tryptophan synthase subunit beta, whose amino-acid sequence MTNTEYNYPDNRGYFGEFGGKFVPETLIYALEELETKYLELKNDPAFQKKFYQLLKHFAGRPTPLYFAERLTEKYQGAKVYLKREDLCHTGAHKINNAIGQILLAKQLGKNRIIAETGAGQHGVATATVAAKLGLECIVYMGAEDIVRQKTNVGRMKLLGAEVRSVESGSKTLKDAANEAIRDWVTNIRSTHYIIGSVIGPHPYPMLVRDFQTVIGSEAKSQILEIENRLPDYLLASVGGGSNSIGLFHNFLDDGVKMIGVEAGGLGITTNQHAATLTLGKPGVLHGNLSYLLQDENGQILPAHSVSAGLDYPGVGPEHSFLKDMGRVQYVSVTDNEALEAAIELTQTEGIIPALESAHALAYLKTLLPDTSKDVIVILNLSGRGDKDMDTILKYFEDRRTR is encoded by the coding sequence ATGACGAATACAGAATATAATTACCCAGACAACCGCGGATACTTTGGTGAATTTGGCGGCAAATTTGTGCCCGAGACTTTGATTTACGCACTCGAAGAATTGGAAACCAAATATCTTGAATTAAAAAATGATCCGGCATTTCAAAAAAAGTTTTATCAATTATTAAAGCATTTTGCAGGCAGACCTACTCCCCTTTATTTTGCAGAACGCCTGACTGAAAAATATCAAGGTGCAAAAGTATATTTGAAACGTGAAGATTTGTGTCATACGGGGGCACATAAAATAAATAACGCAATCGGGCAAATCTTACTCGCAAAACAATTAGGAAAAAACCGGATCATTGCTGAAACAGGCGCAGGTCAGCACGGAGTAGCTACAGCGACAGTTGCGGCAAAATTGGGTTTAGAATGTATTGTGTATATGGGCGCCGAAGATATTGTTCGTCAGAAAACCAATGTGGGGCGGATGAAATTGTTAGGTGCTGAAGTTCGCTCGGTGGAATCCGGTTCAAAAACTTTGAAGGATGCAGCAAACGAAGCAATCCGCGATTGGGTTACAAATATTCGCAGCACACATTATATTATCGGTTCAGTAATCGGTCCGCATCCGTATCCGATGCTTGTGCGAGATTTTCAAACTGTAATTGGCAGCGAAGCGAAATCTCAAATTCTTGAAATCGAAAACCGTCTTCCTGATTATTTGCTTGCAAGTGTCGGCGGCGGCAGCAACTCAATCGGTTTGTTCCATAATTTTTTGGATGACGGAGTGAAAATGATTGGAGTGGAAGCGGGTGGGTTGGGTATTACAACCAATCAACACGCGGCAACTTTAACATTGGGTAAACCCGGAGTTCTCCACGGCAATTTAAGTTACCTCTTACAGGATGAAAATGGACAGATACTTCCTGCTCATTCCGTCTCCGCCGGACTCGATTATCCCGGTGTAGGTCCCGAACACAGCTTTTTAAAAGATATGGGGAGAGTTCAATATGTTTCAGTAACAGATAATGAAGCACTTGAAGCTGCAATCGAACTGACTCAAACCGAAGGTATCATCCCGGCTCTCGAATCGGCGCACGCTCTGGCTTATTTAAAAACACTGCTGCCTGATACATCGAAAGATGTGATCGTAATTTTGAATTTGTCGGGCAGAGGTGATAAAGATATGGATACGATATTAAAATATTTTGAAGACCGGAGGACTCGATGA
- the trpA gene encoding tryptophan synthase subunit alpha — MNRLPQKMSELIKNKRKALAMFVTAGYPTIDLTPQIVFELEKAGADIIELGIPFSDPIADGPVIQIASQVALNNGVTITKICEIVRDIRLFSNIPIVLMGYYNPIYCYGVEKFLDAAANAGVDGLVVADLPLEEADNFRRSASAKNISHIFLAAPTTSDIRLVELDNATSGFLYCVSTTGTTGIRNNVTAEAVEYLLRCKQFVKNNPILVGFGISSGADVRNISRYADGVIVGSSLIEIIKNNYGDGQNNIMLEEVRNFVIKLRISLNDGANNEAG; from the coding sequence ATGAATCGACTCCCTCAGAAAATGTCTGAACTCATTAAAAATAAAAGAAAAGCGTTAGCAATGTTCGTTACGGCGGGATATCCAACTATAGACTTAACGCCACAAATAGTTTTCGAACTTGAAAAAGCTGGAGCCGATATCATCGAATTGGGAATTCCCTTTTCCGACCCGATAGCCGATGGTCCGGTAATTCAAATTGCCTCTCAAGTCGCTTTAAATAATGGAGTTACGATAACCAAAATTTGTGAAATTGTTCGCGATATCCGTTTATTCAGTAATATTCCGATTGTTCTTATGGGTTATTACAATCCGATTTACTGTTATGGAGTTGAAAAATTTCTCGACGCTGCTGCCAATGCGGGGGTGGATGGATTAGTTGTAGCAGATTTGCCTTTAGAAGAAGCTGATAATTTTCGTAGATCGGCGTCTGCAAAAAACATATCACATATATTTTTAGCAGCACCTACAACATCCGACATAAGATTAGTTGAGTTGGATAACGCAACTTCAGGATTTCTTTATTGTGTTTCGACTACAGGAACTACAGGGATTAGAAATAATGTAACGGCAGAAGCTGTCGAATATTTATTGAGATGCAAACAATTTGTAAAGAATAATCCCATACTTGTTGGTTTCGGAATATCATCGGGTGCAGATGTAAGAAATATTTCGAGATACGCCGACGGTGTTATTGTGGGAAGCTCTTTAATTGAAATTATTAAAAATAATTACGGCGATGGGCAAAATAATATTATGCTTGAGGAAGTTCGTAATTTCGTTATTAAGTTAAGAATAAGTTTAAATGATGGTGCAAACAATGAAGCCGGATAA
- the trpC gene encoding indole-3-glycerol phosphate synthase TrpC — translation MNVLENIISTKIEEVKKKKKAIPIASLEAMEYFKRNTFSLSAALKYKNGIGIIAEIKRRSPSAGILRKEVDIKNMAVSYQQNGAAAISVLTEEYYFNGSLNDLKDVRSVVDIPILRKDFIVDEYEIYEAKAFGADAVLLIADLLSKEQLYQLFCASKSLGLECLVEIHSTESVDKLDFSLMKLIGINNRDLITFSCNLDTFQKIAKLLPEDTVLVSESGIKNVDDLIKLQNDGAKGALIGEYFMTSENPGSALSEFISSI, via the coding sequence ATGAATGTTTTAGAAAATATTATCTCCACAAAAATTGAAGAAGTAAAGAAAAAAAAGAAAGCTATTCCCATTGCTTCTCTCGAAGCGATGGAATATTTCAAACGAAATACTTTTTCTCTTTCGGCAGCTTTAAAATATAAAAACGGAATCGGGATAATTGCTGAAATAAAAAGGAGGTCACCTTCAGCGGGTATTCTTCGAAAAGAAGTAGATATTAAAAATATGGCAGTTTCGTATCAACAAAACGGGGCTGCGGCAATTTCAGTTTTAACCGAAGAATATTATTTTAACGGTTCGTTAAATGACCTGAAAGATGTCCGTTCTGTCGTGGATATACCAATTTTACGAAAAGATTTTATTGTAGATGAGTATGAAATCTATGAAGCCAAAGCATTTGGCGCTGATGCTGTTTTACTAATCGCAGATTTGCTTTCGAAAGAACAATTATACCAACTCTTTTGTGCTTCGAAAAGTTTGGGCTTGGAATGTTTAGTTGAAATTCACTCAACCGAATCAGTCGATAAACTCGATTTTAGTTTGATGAAACTTATTGGAATTAATAATCGAGACCTGATTACTTTCAGTTGCAACCTCGATACTTTTCAAAAAATAGCTAAATTATTGCCGGAAGATACAGTATTGGTCAGCGAAAGCGGAATTAAAAATGTAGATGACTTAATAAAATTACAAAACGATGGCGCCAAGGGGGCGCTCATTGGTGAGTATTTTATGACTTCCGAAAATCCCGGCTCAGCACTATCAGAATTTATTTCATCAATATGA
- a CDS encoding N-glycosylase/DNA lyase has protein sequence MYLKSINKNLDPLSIADLKRKYSELKFKIQLRLDDFLKIKQSDYFYELVYCLLTPQSSARNADKAVKLLQSNKFHKQAINPQPILSHKKSYIRFHNNKSKYLLEVKNQFPLIEQQLQNGRSSIELRDWLVKSVKGFGYKEASHFLRNIGHRNLAILDRHILKNLVRVGVLNELPKSLSKNNYLEIEKIFKIFSKKINIPLDELDLLFWSMETGEILK, from the coding sequence TTGTATCTAAAATCTATAAATAAAAATCTTGATCCTTTATCAATCGCCGACTTGAAGCGGAAGTATTCAGAGTTGAAATTCAAAATTCAACTGCGTTTGGATGATTTTCTCAAAATAAAACAATCGGATTACTTTTACGAGTTAGTTTATTGTTTGCTTACACCACAGTCGAGTGCGCGGAATGCTGATAAAGCTGTAAAACTTTTACAATCAAATAAATTTCATAAACAAGCAATCAATCCTCAGCCAATTTTATCTCACAAAAAATCTTACATCCGTTTCCATAATAATAAATCGAAATATCTGCTTGAGGTTAAAAACCAATTCCCTTTAATCGAACAACAATTGCAGAATGGTAGATCATCTATCGAACTGCGCGACTGGTTGGTTAAGAGTGTAAAAGGATTTGGTTACAAAGAGGCATCTCACTTTTTACGTAACATCGGGCATCGTAATCTTGCAATACTCGACCGTCATATCTTAAAAAATTTAGTGAGGGTTGGAGTTCTTAATGAATTACCAAAATCGTTATCGAAAAATAATTATTTAGAAATAGAAAAAATATTTAAAATATTTTCAAAAAAAATTAACATACCTTTGGATGAATTAGATTTACTTTTCTGGAGTATGGAAACAGGAGAAATACTAAAATGA
- a CDS encoding spermine synthase, translating to MISLIIAIIVMGFSGIVAQILILRELLVTFKGNELSIGMILANGLITEAFGSYFIGKQIEKIKNKTTAFVLFTILFSIFFIVTIWLIRIWKNLIGFQFGEGFGLFEIFYTSFIIILPVNIVHGALFTFGCRLFPVYLKSEQPLSIADNNGALQIGKVYIYETIGTGIGGIIFTYLLVTQFNSVQISLIIGLINGVVCLYLIFPVLRKLKNFQNVFLFGLSVVLTLFFLIAGFSRIGNDLHLQFVRSQWYPQTVTYYQNSIYGNVVVTQNAEQFTFFSDGIPIITVPTPDIVHTEEFAHIPMLFHHNPKDVLIISGGAGGIINEILKHKTVNKIDYAEIDPLLLKAVRKFPTPLTESEMNHPKVSIEFLDGRLFLKQTLKKYDMIFVGFSEPSDLQVNRLFTKEFFNEVSTKLNEYGILMITLPGSLVYVGNELKNLNKCIYNTLAEIFLSTKIIPGDAITIYLATNDENILLTPTEQIVERLQTLNLSLITSDYIEYKLHERWIDWFSNSIADGTKNINQDFKPLAVFYSLAYWNIQFAPYLKKMFDLFEKLDFRLFVVIILVVTLLFMILRLKIKTLNAASIPIVILTSGFAGMIFDLALIFSFQTLYGYVYYWIGLLVTAFMAGSAVGAMIMNKNLNRNTNDIVTFVKLEATIVIFAAIFPFVFILFHSYIQYEFVSGVLHLVFLVLSFVSGMLVGAQFPLANKICLDKKIKSDSIGKTAGLLYSADLVGGWFGGILGGVVLLPLLGLVETFLILVILKICSLMIIATSK from the coding sequence TTGATATCGCTGATTATAGCCATAATAGTTATGGGTTTCAGCGGTATAGTGGCGCAAATATTAATTCTGCGGGAATTGCTCGTGACTTTCAAAGGCAACGAATTATCAATAGGGATGATACTCGCTAACGGATTGATTACCGAGGCGTTCGGTTCCTATTTCATCGGCAAGCAAATTGAAAAAATCAAAAACAAAACTACTGCATTTGTATTGTTTACAATTCTATTCTCAATTTTTTTTATTGTTACTATTTGGTTGATAAGAATCTGGAAAAATCTAATCGGATTTCAATTCGGCGAGGGATTCGGACTGTTCGAAATATTTTACACCTCATTTATTATCATACTACCTGTTAATATTGTTCATGGAGCTTTGTTCACATTCGGATGCAGATTGTTTCCGGTTTATCTTAAATCAGAGCAGCCATTATCCATCGCCGATAATAATGGGGCACTACAAATCGGAAAAGTATATATTTACGAAACTATCGGAACTGGTATCGGCGGAATTATTTTTACTTACTTACTCGTTACGCAATTCAATTCGGTTCAAATAAGTTTGATAATTGGATTGATAAACGGTGTTGTTTGTCTTTATCTAATCTTCCCTGTTTTAAGAAAGCTAAAAAATTTTCAAAATGTTTTTCTCTTTGGGCTATCAGTAGTTCTTACGTTATTTTTTTTGATTGCTGGTTTCAGTCGAATTGGTAACGACTTGCATTTGCAATTTGTTCGCAGCCAATGGTATCCGCAAACTGTAACTTATTATCAGAATTCGATTTACGGGAATGTAGTCGTAACGCAAAACGCCGAACAGTTCACCTTTTTCTCTGATGGAATTCCGATAATCACAGTTCCAACTCCCGATATTGTGCATACCGAAGAGTTTGCTCACATTCCGATGTTGTTCCATCACAACCCAAAAGATGTTTTAATAATCAGCGGAGGTGCAGGAGGAATAATTAATGAAATCTTGAAACATAAAACGGTGAACAAAATTGATTATGCAGAAATCGATCCACTTTTACTGAAAGCTGTCCGAAAATTTCCAACCCCTTTAACCGAATCCGAAATGAACCATCCAAAAGTCAGTATCGAATTTTTAGACGGACGGCTATTCCTAAAACAAACTTTGAAAAAATATGATATGATATTTGTTGGATTTTCGGAGCCTTCCGATCTACAAGTTAACCGGCTTTTTACTAAAGAGTTTTTCAATGAAGTTTCTACCAAGTTAAATGAATACGGAATATTAATGATCACCTTGCCCGGTTCGCTTGTTTATGTTGGAAATGAATTGAAGAATCTTAATAAATGTATTTATAACACTCTTGCTGAAATATTTCTAAGCACAAAAATAATTCCTGGTGATGCTATTACTATCTATTTAGCTACGAATGACGAAAATATTTTATTAACTCCAACAGAACAAATTGTTGAACGTCTGCAAACGCTAAATTTAAGTTTAATAACATCCGATTATATCGAATATAAACTTCACGAGCGTTGGATTGATTGGTTTTCGAATTCGATAGCGGATGGGACGAAAAACATAAACCAAGATTTTAAGCCATTAGCTGTATTTTACAGTTTAGCTTATTGGAATATCCAATTTGCACCGTATTTAAAAAAAATGTTCGACCTTTTTGAAAAACTTGATTTTCGTCTTTTTGTAGTAATCATTCTTGTTGTAACCTTGTTGTTTATGATTCTCAGGTTGAAAATCAAAACGTTAAATGCAGCAAGTATCCCGATTGTAATACTAACTTCAGGATTCGCTGGTATGATTTTCGATCTCGCTTTGATTTTTAGTTTCCAAACTCTGTATGGTTATGTCTATTATTGGATTGGCTTGCTTGTTACAGCGTTTATGGCAGGTAGTGCTGTTGGAGCTATGATAATGAATAAAAATCTGAATCGCAATACAAATGATATTGTAACATTTGTAAAACTTGAGGCGACAATTGTTATTTTTGCTGCTATTTTTCCTTTCGTGTTCATTCTATTTCATTCTTATATTCAGTACGAGTTTGTTTCAGGAGTTTTGCATTTAGTCTTTTTGGTTTTATCGTTTGTTTCGGGAATGCTGGTTGGGGCGCAATTTCCGTTGGCAAACAAAATATGTTTGGATAAGAAAATAAAGAGTGATTCAATTGGAAAGACTGCCGGACTATTATACAGTGCCGATTTGGTCGGTGGTTGGTTCGGTGGAATTTTGGGGGGAGTTGTTCTATTGCCGCTATTGGGGTTGGTTGAAACTTTTTTAATTTTGGTGATATTGAAAATTTGTAGTTTGATGATAATTGCAACTTCAAAATAA
- the aroF gene encoding 3-deoxy-7-phosphoheptulonate synthase, translating into MLVVMKIDASKFEIDAVKTKIASLGYSAHEIPGAERVAIGITGNKGKLDKNLFMVMPGVIDAISVSKPYKLVSREVKPDNTEIRLGDEIIGGKELSIIAGPCSVESREQILEMAEMLSSVGIKFLRGGAYKPRTSPYAFQGLKEEALTFLSEVRRKTGMKIVTEVKDVATLPYVAEVADVLQIGARNMQNFSLLEAVGRLKHPVLLKRGISSTIEEFLMAAEYIVNQGNYNVILCERGIRTFETATRFTLDLNAVPVVKHLSHLPIIVDPSHGIGLWDGVSSMSMASIAAGADGLIIEVHKNPEAALSDGYQSLKPEKFKVLINKLKQIAEVMDRSLSLTKN; encoded by the coding sequence ATGTTAGTAGTAATGAAAATTGATGCATCAAAATTTGAAATAGATGCAGTAAAAACAAAGATTGCATCGCTCGGATATTCGGCTCACGAAATTCCGGGGGCTGAACGTGTTGCAATAGGTATCACCGGTAACAAGGGAAAACTCGACAAAAATCTTTTTATGGTAATGCCGGGAGTTATTGATGCAATTTCGGTTTCCAAACCATACAAACTTGTAAGCCGAGAAGTAAAACCTGATAATACTGAAATCCGTTTGGGCGATGAAATTATTGGCGGGAAAGAATTATCAATAATTGCGGGACCTTGCTCGGTTGAAAGCCGTGAACAGATTTTAGAAATGGCTGAAATGCTGTCGTCGGTTGGTATAAAGTTTTTACGCGGCGGCGCCTACAAACCACGAACTTCACCTTATGCGTTTCAAGGATTAAAAGAAGAAGCATTAACTTTCTTGAGTGAAGTCCGCCGGAAAACAGGAATGAAAATAGTAACGGAAGTAAAAGATGTTGCAACGCTTCCTTATGTAGCCGAGGTAGCCGATGTTCTTCAAATTGGTGCGCGCAATATGCAAAATTTTTCTTTGTTAGAAGCTGTTGGCCGTCTAAAACATCCGGTTCTTTTGAAGCGGGGGATTTCTTCAACCATCGAAGAATTTCTGATGGCAGCCGAATATATTGTTAATCAAGGAAATTATAATGTGATTTTGTGTGAAAGAGGAATCAGAACGTTTGAAACAGCAACACGTTTTACACTCGACTTAAATGCAGTCCCGGTTGTAAAACATCTTTCGCACCTTCCAATCATAGTCGATCCGAGCCACGGTATCGGTTTGTGGGACGGAGTTTCTTCGATGTCGATGGCGAGTATTGCAGCAGGCGCCGACGGCTTGATAATTGAAGTTCATAAAAATCCGGAGGCTGCACTGTCCGACGGTTATCAATCGCTCAAACCTGAAAAATTCAAAGTGTTAATAAATAAACTAAAACAAATTGCCGAAGTAATGGACCGGTCACTATCATTAACAAAAAATTAG
- a CDS encoding phosphoribosylanthranilate isomerase: MKCLVKICGITNLKDAVASIESGADAIGFIFYKKSKRCVSPSIVADIIKNIPSNIFKVGVFVNESASNINTIVEQTGINIAQLHGDEEPKDCSQYKLCVWKGVRLKDETEIEQLNLFTQFSVCAFVFDAHFNGEYGGTGVLSDWNLAKLAASKYRIILSGGLKPDNIQAAINAVRPYGVDINSGVETSPGKKNLFKIKTFINAVRSIELC; encoded by the coding sequence ATGAAGTGTCTCGTAAAAATATGTGGTATCACAAATTTAAAGGATGCTGTAGCATCCATCGAATCGGGTGCAGATGCGATTGGATTTATTTTTTACAAAAAAAGTAAACGCTGCGTATCACCTTCAATCGTCGCAGATATTATTAAAAATATTCCTTCCAATATTTTTAAGGTCGGTGTTTTTGTGAATGAGTCGGCATCGAACATCAATACAATTGTTGAACAGACAGGTATCAATATTGCCCAACTTCACGGCGACGAAGAACCGAAAGATTGTTCTCAATATAAATTATGTGTTTGGAAAGGTGTTCGCCTGAAAGACGAAACCGAAATTGAACAATTAAATTTATTCACTCAGTTTTCGGTTTGTGCGTTCGTGTTTGATGCACATTTCAACGGAGAGTATGGTGGAACTGGTGTTTTAAGTGATTGGAATTTAGCAAAACTTGCTGCCAGTAAATATCGAATTATACTTTCAGGCGGGTTGAAACCTGATAACATTCAAGCGGCAATCAATGCTGTTCGACCATACGGAGTAGATATTAATAGCGGAGTTGAAACTTCGCCCGGTAAAAAAAATTTGTTTAAAATAAAAACTTTTATAAATGCAGTCAGGAGTATCGAATTATGTTAG
- a CDS encoding chorismate mutase yields MMVQTMKPDKKKTTAINQLKSMRKLIDRIDSQLVNLIAVRQHLAEEIGKIKKQNNLTITNPEREQLILERTSSIARKKKLDNKFVKKVFQLILKQSRIIQRKA; encoded by the coding sequence ATGATGGTGCAAACAATGAAGCCGGATAAGAAGAAAACAACAGCTATCAACCAACTGAAATCTATGCGAAAACTTATCGATCGTATAGATAGTCAACTTGTAAACTTAATCGCCGTACGTCAGCACTTAGCTGAAGAAATTGGAAAAATTAAAAAACAAAATAATCTTACGATTACAAATCCGGAGCGAGAACAGCTGATACTTGAGAGGACATCGTCAATCGCTCGTAAAAAAAAGTTAGATAATAAATTTGTAAAAAAGGTTTTTCAATTAATTTTAAAACAATCACGAATAATTCAGAGAAAAGCATGA
- the amrS gene encoding AmmeMemoRadiSam system radical SAM enzyme produces the protein MDRRKFIWLCFGTGTACTSVWLLDKFFLENSIENILNEMPAENSNLSSVAVEKLKEAMFYDKLENKRIKCTTCFRKCVVSNGGKGFCRVRLNKDGRYYSAVYAQPSAVHIDPVEKEPQHHFLPGTEILCLGTTGCNFTCRHCHNWHLSQANPGDLQTYDLPPDKVVELAIKKKIPTISFTYNEPTVFYEYVYDIANLGKSKGVRILWHSNGGMEANALKTLLKYTDGVTIDLKGFTKKAYDNSSAKLEPVLETIKTIKQEGVWLEIVNLVIPTINDEPENIRRMCEWIKENVGVETPLHFSRFFPNYKLTNVAATPISKLETAYKIARDVGIHYITIGNVPGHENNSTFCPGCNKRIIHRKHFQVLNNGIEEGKCKFCQHKIPGVWS, from the coding sequence ATGGACCGAAGAAAATTTATATGGCTCTGTTTTGGAACAGGAACCGCATGTACGTCAGTGTGGTTATTGGATAAGTTTTTTTTAGAAAACAGCATCGAAAATATTTTAAATGAGATGCCTGCTGAAAACTCCAATTTATCAAGTGTTGCTGTAGAAAAGTTAAAGGAAGCGATGTTTTATGATAAATTAGAAAACAAACGAATCAAATGCACAACTTGTTTTCGAAAATGTGTAGTATCAAATGGAGGTAAAGGCTTCTGCCGTGTTCGCCTTAACAAAGATGGTCGCTACTATTCAGCCGTTTATGCACAACCTTCGGCTGTTCACATTGATCCTGTCGAGAAAGAACCGCAGCATCATTTTCTTCCCGGAACAGAAATCTTATGCTTGGGCACAACTGGTTGTAACTTCACTTGCCGGCATTGCCACAACTGGCATTTGTCGCAAGCAAATCCCGGCGATTTACAGACTTATGATTTACCTCCCGACAAAGTTGTGGAACTTGCAATAAAGAAGAAAATTCCTACGATATCTTTTACATACAACGAACCAACCGTTTTCTACGAGTATGTGTACGACATCGCTAATTTAGGAAAATCAAAAGGTGTGCGGATTCTCTGGCATTCAAACGGCGGTATGGAAGCCAATGCTTTAAAAACTTTGCTGAAATATACAGATGGAGTTACAATCGACTTAAAAGGATTTACCAAAAAAGCATACGACAACTCTTCGGCAAAGTTAGAACCCGTACTAGAAACAATCAAAACAATAAAACAAGAAGGGGTGTGGCTCGAAATTGTGAACCTTGTTATTCCAACAATTAATGATGAGCCGGAAAACATCAGGCGCATGTGCGAATGGATAAAAGAAAATGTCGGAGTTGAAACTCCTCTTCACTTTTCACGCTTCTTCCCGAATTATAAACTTACAAACGTTGCAGCAACACCAATAAGCAAACTTGAAACTGCCTACAAGATTGCGCGTGATGTTGGCATCCACTACATAACGATTGGTAATGTTCCCGGTCACGAAAATAATTCTACTTTTTGTCCAGGCTGTAACAAACGGATAATCCATCGAAAACATTTTCAAGTTCTTAACAACGGTATCGAAGAAGGTAAGTGTAAGTTTTGCCAGCATAAAATTCCGGGAGTCTGGAGTTAA